In Triticum aestivum cultivar Chinese Spring chromosome 5B, IWGSC CS RefSeq v2.1, whole genome shotgun sequence, the following proteins share a genomic window:
- the LOC123111934 gene encoding transcription initiation factor TFIID subunit 2 isoform X4 gives MRLGISYNKRRNLVELAVSRGCTAKADPVSDSHVNGDIQEGATGWPGMMSVRVHETDGVYDHPILPMAGEALQVMELQCHSKLAAKRFQKTKKGSKPDGSDDNVDASTQENRTSMDSPLLWIRVDPEMEYLAEIHFHQPIQMWINQLEKDKDVISQSQAIAVLEKLPQLSFAVINALNNFLNDTKAFWRVRVEAAYALAVTASEDTDLAGLLHLVKFYKSRRFDTDIGLPRPNDFHDIPEYFVLEAIPHAVALVRSSDKSSPRQAIEFILQLLKYNDNNGNVYSDVYWLAAMVQAIGEVEFGQQGIGLLSSLLKRIDRLLQFDNFMPGYNGVLTVSCIRALARIAERVSSSICLDRICELIAPFRSMDKPWKVQIEASRVLLDLELHHKGLDAALLLFLKYTDEERSLRGATKLAVHVLRICQANIESNVTDQIKLPTLFGLLHLLSSKKAYNNVLLRHNVFCILQIAAGRSPTLYGVPKFVAPSPLVQEVSVDQHTKADSSVPQLSRPQEPSTSTPSVREVLPATGPSKDADNISNCSERRNVVKIRVRRSASSSKADGADHQDHSHGGRNENEAGPCSSMSVDAPMVGAPNEPPTTSNHNIEEQNSCHDRESRMSASVSNAKVMDTYEISKELQCTADSRIYAADSRLDAVPKDEFSPVLNVREDVDKPGSQLEGVSTSYVGTQAPESVNGLHSKEKKRKDKKDKKRNRDEKRDKKDDPEYLAKKRLKKEKKKMEKELARKQKEGDRATSQQDIVVKPSDSQGTVAATPPAPEQSAEPQVSSKDAAVDTARTPPPTKKIKIKFKPLKKIG, from the exons ATGAG ATTGGGAATCTCCTATAATAAAAGGAGAAATTTGGTCGAATTAGCTGTTTCACGGGGTTGTACAGCAAAAGCTGATCCAGTTTCTGATAGTCACGTGAATGGTGATATTCAAGAAGGTGCAACTGGATGGCCAGGAATGATGAGTGTACGTGTTCATGAAACTGATGGAGTGTATGATCATCCGATTCTGCCAATGGCTGGTGAAGCGTTGCAGGTGATGGAATTACAGTGCCATTCCAAACTAGCAGCAAAGCGGTTTCAGAAAACCAAAAAGGGCTCCAAGCCTGATGGTTCTGATGACAACGTAGATGCTTCAACTCAAGAGAACCGCACAAG CATGGATTCCCCTTTACTATGGATCAGAGTGGACCCAGAAAtggaataccttgctgaaatccaTTTTCACCAGCCTATTCAGATGTGG ATCAATCAATTGGAGAAGGACAAAGATGTCATTTCCCAGTCACAGGCAATAGCTGTTCTGGAGAAATTACCCCAGCTCTCTTTTGCTGTGATTAATGCCCTCAATAATTTCCTAAATGATACAAAG GCCTTTTGGAGAGTTAGAGTTGAAGCGGCATATGCATTAGCAGTAACTGCATCAGAG GACACAGATTTAGCTGGGCTGCTTCATCTGGTTAAATTCTATAAAAGCCGCCGGTTTGATACAGATATTGGATTACCCAG GCCAAACGACTTCCATGATATTCcagaatactttgttcttgag GCAATTCCTCATGCAGTAGCTCTTGTTAGATCATCAGATAAGAGCAGCCCAAGACAAGCTATTGAATTTATTCTTCAGCTTCTAAAG TATAATGATAACAACGGGAATGTATACTCTGATGTCTACTGGCTAGCTGCAATGGTCCAAGCAATAGGCGAAGTAGAATTTGGCCAGCAG GGCATAGGTCTCCTATCCTCTCTTCTGAAGCGTATTGACCGACTCCTGCAATTTGACAA CTTTATGCCTGGTTACAATGGGGTTTTGACTGTCAGCTGCATTCGAGCTCTTGCACGTATAGCGGAGAGGGTATCATCTTCCATTTGCCTT GATCGTATTTGTGAATTGATTGCCCCTTTCCGTAGCATGGATAAACCATGGAAAGTCCAAATAGAAGCCAGCAGGGTTCTTCTTGATCTCGAGCTTCACCATAAGGGGCTAGATGCAGCTCTCTTGTTGTTCTTGAAATATACAGATGAAGAAAGATCTTTGCGAG GTGCGACAAAGTTGGCTGTTCATGTCTTGCGCATATGTCAAGCAAATATTGAATCTAACGTTACTGATCAGATAAAATTGCCAACACTCTTTGGTCTCCTTCACCTGCTCAGTAGCAAAAAAGCATACAACAATGTTCTTCTTCGCCATAATGTGTTCTGCATTTTGCAAATTGCTGCTGGAAG GTCTCCAACACTGTATGGAGTTCCAAAGTTTGTTGCTCCCTCTCCACTGGTCCAGGAGGTATCAGTTGATCAGCATACTAAAGCTGATTCCTCGGTTCCTCAACTATCAAGGCCTCAAGAACCTTCCACTAGCACTCCTAGTGTCCGTGAGGTCTTACCTGCCACTGGACCTTCCAAAGATGCTGATAACATATCTAACTGCAGTGAGAGAAGGAATGTTGTCAAAATTAGGGTTAGGCGTAGTGCATCATCCAGTAAAGCAGATGGTGCTGATCACCAAGATCATTCACATGGTGGAAGAAATGAAAACGAAGCGGGTCCTTGTAGTTCTATGTCGGTGGATGCCCCTATGGTTGGAGCGCCAAATGAGCCACCGACCACAAGTAATCATAATATTGAGGAGCAGAACTCATGTCATGACCGTGAATCAAGGATGTCCGCAAGCGTGAGCAACGCCAAAGTAATGGACACGTATGAAATCTCCAAGGAACTACAGTGTACAGCCGATTCAAGGATATATGCTGCTGATTCAAGGCTAGATGCGGTTCCCAAGGATGAGTTCTCTCCTGTCCTCAATGTGAGGGAAGATGTGGATAAGCCTGGTAGTCAGCTTGAAGGAGTATCCACCAGCTATGTTGGAACCCAAGCTCCAGAATCCGTCAATGGGCTGCACTCtaaagagaagaagagaaaagaCAAGAAAGATAAGAAGCGCAACCGAGATGAAAAACGAGACAAGAAAGATGACCCCGAGTACCTGGCGAAGAAGCGCCttaagaaagagaagaaaaagatgGAGAAAGAGTTGGCCCGAAAGCAGAAGGAAGGTGACAGAGCTACTTCTCAGCAAGATATAGTAGTGAAACCCTCAGACTCGCAAGGAACTGTGGCAGCAACGCCACCGGCTCCAGAGCAAAGCGCCGAGCCCCAGGTTTCGAGCAAGGATGCTGCAGTAGACACGGCACGGACGCCACCGCCGaccaagaaaataaagatcaaatTCAAGCCCTTGAAGAAGATAGGCTGA
- the LOC123111935 gene encoding uncharacterized protein has product MAHGAAASGGAASAAARASRGAPGTWRRVRRAAREAAAHALLLCFTTLLALKLDGVLFSRSWWVLFIPLWLFHAAVVRYRFSLPAPSLLQNYQRIPCHSIVATPLLVAFELLLCIYLEGQGKPFLDLKLVFLPLLALEIITLVDNFRTFGALMPGHGETITDEEIWDRLPHFWVAISMVFLLAATSLMLLKLCGDAVTLGWWDLFINFGISQCFAFLVCIRWSNPMDIGGPVLIIPIVISQVLLCVRLEGTPSYSRFIPVRVIFSPILLLQVVAVLFAVWRFFERLVMKLQDGIVSEGYISVSSKIDELFKMVQYGSRLITWSIDEDSKEEQAHLCYTNNTGYNTFCSYPPEMVKEMPKKVLVKEIQRLQLALGEQSKMAMLSQQQCERLKNERILCRICFERDICIVLLPCRHHVLCEPCSDKCQSCPICRVPIRSKLSVSDAVNSDDPLSDIV; this is encoded by the exons ATGGCACATGGAGCAGCAGCATCAGgcggcgccgcctccgccgccgcgcggGCGAGCAGAGGCGCGCCGGGGACGTGGAGGCGGGTGCGGagggcggcgcgggaggcggcggcgcacgcgctgctgctctgcttcaCCACCCTCCTCGCCCTCAAGCTCGACGGCGTTCTCTTCTCCCGCTCCTGGTG GGTGCTTTTCATTCCTCTGTGGTTATTCCATGCTGCCGTTGTTCGGTATAGATTCTCATTGCCTGCTCCTTCGTTGCTTCAAAATTACCAG CGGATTCCATGCCATTCCATTGTTGCCACACCCTTGCTAGTTGCTTTTGAACTTCTTCTCTGTATCTACCTTGAAG GCCAGGGTAAACCTTTTCTAGATTTAAAGCTTGTTTTCCTTCCACTCCTGGCCTTGGAAATTATTACGTTAGTTGACAATTTCAG GACGTTTGGTGCTCTAATGCCTGGACATGGGGAAACAATCACTGATGAGGAGATATGGGATAGGCTTCCT CACTTCTGGGTTGCAATTTCCATGGTGTTTCTACTAGCAGCTACTTCACTCATGCTTCTCAAGCTATGCG GTGATGCAGTTACTCTGGGGTGGTGGGATTTATTCATTAACTTTGG GATTTCCCAGTGCTTTGCTTTTCTTGTCTGCATAAGGTGGTCCAATCCAATG GATATTGGTGGCCCTGTACTGATAATTCCTATCGTAATCTCTCAAGTTCTCCTATGTGTGCGCTTAGAG GGCACTCCATCTTATTCACGGTTTATCCCAGTTCGAGTTATTTTCTCACCTATACTTTTGCTCCAAGTGGTTGCTGTACTGTTTGCCGTTTGGAGATTCTTTGAAAGGCTTGTTATGAAATTACAAGATGGAATTGTTAGTGAAGGATATATTTCTGTCTCATCAAAGATTGATGAGTTGTTTAAGATGGTACAATATGGTTCAAG GCTCATTACATGGTCTATTGACGAAGATAGCAAAGAGGAACAAGCACATTTATGCTATACAAATAACACTGG GTATAATACATTTTGCAGTTATCCCCCTGAGATGGTAAAAGAGATGCCGAAAAAAGTTCTTGTCAAAGAg ATACAAAGACTTCAGTTAGCATTGGGAGAGCAAAGCAAAATGGCAATGCTTAGCCAACAGCAGTGTGAGAGGCTAAAGAAT GAACGGATCTTATGTCGAATTTGCTTTGAGAGGGACATCTGCATTGTTCTGCTTCCATGCCGCCATCATGTTCTATGCGA ACCTTGCTCTGACAAGTGCCAATCATGCCCGATTTGTCGAGTGCCTATTCGGAGCAAGTTATCCGTTAGTGATGCAGTGAATTCAGACGATCCGTTAAGTGACATCGTCTAG